TATCCAGGCGCTGCAGTACCGGCGGGATGCTTGCCTATTCCTGCCCAAAAATTTCACTGGAACTGTGAAAAACCACGAGAAGTCTTGATCCGGCGGCCACATCGTTAACCCAGCAGCACACCGGCGGTACAAAGCCGCTGGCGCAGAAGGCAGCACCGGATATGCGCGAAGCAGGAAAAGCAATGGATCAAGCACCAGCCCGGGAAGTAGCCGCCGTCGTCGGCGGTCCCAGCACTGATCACCGCAGTGGGCTGAAATGAAACGGATCTCAGCGCCACGGACCGTCGGCGGGCCCTCACGCACCGGCACGGAAGTCAGAGTGCCCAGCGGCAACAGTTACCCCGCCACGGGGTGGCGCACTCCATCCGCCATTCCGCAGAAATGGAGCCCGGGCACCTGTTTTGCAGACGGAGAGCAGCTCTGGCCGGACTGCCGCGACTGAACGCCTGAAGCACTGACCCCTATACAGGGCAGTGTGACCGGACGGGTTCCGCGCTCAGCGGTGAACTTAAGCCGGCTCACCCGGAGGACGAGGAGCCGGAGTCCGCCGTCGCCTCTGCAGCCGACCGTGCATACGACGACGACACCCGGCGATAGACCGGGGTCAGGAAGGCCACCCAAGCGGCCGCGATCATGATGATGCCGGCGACCAGGAAGATCAGCGCAATGCCGCGGGAAGTGCCCTCACCGAGCAAGGGGGCCAACTGGGCGGCGCCCTCAGCCGACCGCGCGTACGGGATGATCCAGACCTGGGCAATCGGTGCGATCAGGAACGCGGTAATTGGAGCTGCCGCGGATTCGAACGCCATGGCGAATCCGAACACCCGGCCCTGCCGTTCCAGTGGCACAACCTGCTGGATGACTGTCTGCTCCGCGGCCTCCACAAAAGGAACCAGAACCAGGTAAAGCCAGATCCCCGCAATGTACAGCCACGCCCATTCGCGCAGTGTGAAGACCGCACCAAGGACGCCCATCACGATCACTACCATCAGCATGGTCCGCAGCGGGTTGGACCCTAGCCCGAACTTGCCGATCAGGGCGCCTCCCACGATGAACCCGGTCGAGCCAAGCGCGAAGAATGTCCCCCACAGCTCCACGGGGAACATCTCCAGGCCGTAGGGATCCATCAACGCCATGTAGACGCCGCCGATGAAGTTGTTGAACGAAGAAAACAGGATGAGAGCGAACAGCCCGGCAACGGCCAACACTGCGGCAAGGGAGCCGCGCAAGTCGAACCCACCGTGCGCATCCGTGGCTGCTGGGCGCGCTTCCTCCGGCATGCGCAGAGTGCACAGGTGCGCGAAGGCAAGCACCGTAAGCACCAGGGCGGCGACAATGGTCCAACCCATGCCGAGCAGCCCAACCGAGAGCCCGGACAGCACCGACGTGACGATGAACATGATTCCCTGCACCATGCCCACCAGCCCGTTGGCGTTAGCCCGCCGCTCCGGCTCGATGAGAATGGACACTGTGGTGGACAGGGCGATATTGCGCATGTTTTCCACCACCGCCCCAATGAGGATGACCAGGGTGAAGACCCAGAACCACGGCTGTCTCAGGTCCAGCAGCCAGCCTATGGGTGTCAGCAGGAACATGACGCCGGACAGAACAAACATCACCAGGGTGAAGCCGGCCGCAAACCGCATCACGGCCAGCTTGCGGTAGCGGTCCACAAAGGTTCCAAAGCTGATGCTGGACAGCGCGATCAACAGCATGTACGCACCCCCGACCACGCCTGTAGCGATCACATTCCGCGTCTCCAGGTACACCCAGAAGGTCAGGGCAAACCACAGATAGCTGGTGGTGATGTTCGCTAGGGCGGTGTTCACCAGGATTCCTGTGAAGGTGCGGGACCGCTGCTCCGGACTGCGTACGGAGGTGTCGACGTCGTCGGGAGCGGCAGCGGGCCCGCGCGAGGCGGGTTCCTGCTCGGTCATGCGTCCCAGTTTACTGACAGCGCACCGTCGGGAAAACGGGTCTTCTGTGGTAGCGGATACTCATCCCGGATTCACGACTTAACGTGCTATTGCGAATAGTTCTTGATAAGGTGGAGGACATTCCACCACCCCTGTACGTAAGGATCCGCCATGTTTTCCGCCTCTCCGCTCGGCAGCCACAGATGAGGCCGACGGCGGCGCGACAGTTGCGTCCGAGGCTCACCCGGCGACGTCCTGTCAGGCTTGAACCTGCGCCGCAGCTTCTGCTGGCCAGCCAACTCATCTTCAACATCGGCTTCTATGCGGTAGTGCCGTTCCTCGCGGTAGCCATGCGGAACGACTTCGGGCTGGGCGCGATGGCCATCGGAATCGTCCTTGGCGCGCGCACCTTCGCCCAGCAGGGAATGTTCCTTTTCGGCGGGGCACTTGCAGACCGGTGGGGAGCACGACAGTCGATGATCACGGGGTGCCTGGTACGGATTGCCGGCTTCCTGCTGCTGGCCTGGGCGACAGACTTTCCGCTATTCCTGATCGGCGCAGTCATCACGGGAATTGGCGGTGCACTTTTTTCGCCGGCCCTGCAAAGCCTCGTGGGTTCGGCCGCCCAGAACGGGAACAGTGAGAAAGACCGACCGGCGGATAGCACAGTGCACGACGAGTCCGCTCACAGCCGTTCCGAAAGGCAGCACAATGTATCCACGCTCTTTGCATTGGCTGTCGTCTGCGGCGAGGTAGGCGTGGTTGTCGGTCCGCTGTTGGGATCCCTTCTGCTCCATACCGGCTTTGACACCTCCCTGATGGCAGGGGCTGCTGTCTTTGCCGTGATGGCTCTGGTCTTTTGGCTGTTTCTCCCGAAGACCCACCCCCAGGCCACCAAAACTTCAGCCGACCTGCCCGACCATTCGCCGACGTCGGGCCTCTGGTCCTGCCTCAGGGAGAAAAGGTTCATCGGGTTCGCCGCCTTCTTCAGCATCAATCTCCTGGCGGCCAACCAGCTGTATTTCGGGCTTCCTGTGGAGCTGGAACGCAGCGGTGCGGGTGTCCAGGCCCTGGCGATAGTCTTTGCCTACGCATCAGTCCTGACCATCACGCTTCAATGGCCGATGGCCCGGCTCATGCGCAAAGCCGGACCGAAAGTTGCGCTTCCGCTGGGCTTCACATTGCAGTCCCTCGGCTTCGCGTCTCTCGCGGCCATGGCCATAGTCCCACCGCCCAGCGAGCTTCCGATCCTGCCGGCCATTTTGCTGGTGACAGGTCTTGCACTCGGCAACATGTGCGTTGTGCCCATGGCGATGGGACTGGTACTGGAGTTTGCGGCCGGGCGCCCCACTGGCGCGTACTACGGGTTGCTTGCAAGCGCGGGAGGGCTTGCCGTCGTCATGGGCAACGCGGCGCTCGCACCCCTCTACGAACTCGCCTACACGCCATCAGTCACCGCATTCGCTCCCTGGCTCCTCCTGTCCCTTCTCGGGGCGACAACGGCCACCTTCATTCGGCGTTTCATCCCCAAAGCTCCTGTCCGGGCTGCGGCTGGACGGGAATTCCAAACTGCCTGACCCGAGTTGAAGCCCTCGGCTACATTCCTGGGATTTGCTGCGCCTCGTGAACTTCGATTTCACAGCCCGGCATGTTCAGGTGCGGGTGCTGCCTGGCGAGTTCAAGGGCGTCGTCGATGCTCCCGGCCTCGAGGAGGCTGTATCCTGCAACGTCCCGCTGGCTCGGCGCGGGGGCTCCGCCGGGCGACACGCGGACGCCGTTAGCCAAAGGCGATCCGAAGTCGATCAGGCCGTCGCCAACTTTGGAACCCCATGCATTCCACTCCCCCATGGCGGCTTCCATGTCTTCCGGTGCCGGCGGCGCAGCCTCGGCAGGCGTCATCGGGGCGTGGTAGATAAAGAGAAACTTGGACGTTTTATGCCTTCTTTCATGATTGTTGTTCTGTTTACTGCGGGAGGGATGCATCGATGGGTCAGACGGTGGCGGTCCGGCCGGTGAACGCGATGAGTCGTTCGAGGCTGCCGGCTGTCTCCGCGACGGGCTTGGGAGGGGCGAAGCTGCCGCCGGAGCGGACCTGATCGGAAATCGTCGTCAGGGCCAGCCCCTCTACGTAGTCGGTGACGACGTCGGACACAGCCAGGTCCTGGCCGGTGGACTTGGCGAAGTCCCACGCATGCACCAGCAGCTCGAGATTCAGAATGCTGGCGACAGTGGTGGCCGGCACACTCCCCTGGCGCCGTGCGAGCCCGCTCGGCAGTCGGTCTCAGATCCCTGCTGCATACAGCCCGCGAGCTCGTGGATCCGCGAATTAAATCCCAGGGATCGTTGACAACGCATGGCGCCCCCGAGTATCGTCGACAATCGACAGCACGTCAGTTTCGTCGACAATCGACGAAGCCCGCTTAATTTGGAGGATCACATGGCATTCGAATTCGAAACCAAGCCGAAGTTCGTGACGTTCGACATGAACGGAACACTGATCAAGTTCGCTATCGCGGACGCTACTCGTGCGGTCCTGGGCGACCGGCTGCCGGCCGAGGTTGCCGACGCGTACCTGCAGGCGACCAAGGCGTACCGCATCGACGAGTGCATGGGCGAATACAAGCCGTTCCGCCAGATCATCGCCAACTCCATGGAACGCGCCTCGCGCAGGCTCGGCCTTGAGTACCGCGAGGCCGACGCCCAGGCCGTCTACGAGATCGTCCCCACCTGGGGCCCGTACCCGGGTGTAACCGAAGCACTGAACCGCCTGGCTGAAGAAGTCCCGCTGGTCATCATCACGAACAGCGACACCGCGGATGCTGCACGCCTTTCAGCGAACCTCAAGGCCCCCTTCGACGTCGTCATCAGCGCAGAGGAAATGGGGATGTACAAGCCGCGCCTTGGTGCGTTTGAGTACATGTTCGACAAGCTGGGCGTGACGCCGGATGAGATTGTGCACGTCTCCGCGAGCCCGATGTACGACCTGCGCTCCGCGTCCATCCTGGGCATCAAGAACAAGGTGTATGTCGACCGCGGCTTCGAGCAGGACGAGCACTGGCTCGGCTACGAGCGGATCACCGACATCGCCGAGCTCCCCGTCCTCTTCGGTCTGCCGCGTCCCGCTGCCTCCTAAGGGAGACCTGTACAGATGAGTCTGCCGCTACCTCAAACCGTAAAGGGCGCTTCGGCTTTGGAGCGGCTCCAGGCCCTCGGCATGGAGCTTCCCGTCCTTGCTGATAACGCGTACTACGTGGACCACCGGGCTGTGGATTCCAGCATCCACATCGCGGGCCAGCTGCCTTACAAAGACGGGGTTCTGCTGGGCACCGGCGTTGTGGGCCGGGACGTGGATCTGGAGACGGCACAGGAGCTCGCGCGCCATTGCGCGCTGAATTGCCTCGCTGCCGCTGTCCAGGGGGTGGGAGATCTGGACCGTGTCCGGATCGTGCAGATGCTGGTCTTCGTGGCCAGCGGGCCGGACTTTGGTCTGCAGTCGAAGGTCGCCAACGCGGCCAGTGAATTGCTCATCGAGGTGCTGGGAGAGAACGGACGGCACGCCCGCACAGCGATCGGTGTCGCAGGGCTGCCGCTGAACACTCCTGTCGAGATCCAGATGATCTGCACGGCCGTTTAGCGACGGGCGCGGCCGTGGTGCTGGAGCGGTGGTGGTGTGCGGGACCCGCTGATGCGGGTCCCGCACATTCAGCATTCGGGAAAGCCAGCACCGCTGCCCTCGATCATTCATAGACAGAAAATTCATGAGGAGCACAGCGTGAACCGCATTCAATCAGCACTCGAGGCTCTCCTCGAGCGGATCGACACCCCCTCACCGATCGTGCTGGCCGACGTGATGCAGGAGAACATCGACCGCATGCAGGCCTTCGCCGACGCCCAGAACCTGGACGTTAGGCCACACGTCAAGACGCACAAGTGCGTAGAAATCGCCAGGCGCCAGGTCAAGGCCGGGGCGGTCGGGATTACTGCCGGCAACGTGGGTGAGGCCGAGGTCTTCGCCGCGGCCGGGTTCGATGACATCTTCATCGCCTACCCGATCTGGGCCGCCGGGACGAAAGGGCCGCGGATCCGCAAACTGGCCGAAACCACCCGGCTGCGGGTGGGTGTCGACAACCTCGCGGCGATCAACGCCCTCGCCCACGCGATGGGCGACGAACCCGGACTGCTGCAGATCGTCATTGAGATCGACTGCGGCGCCCGCCGTTCCGGCGCTGCCCCCGAGGCCGCAGGCGATCTCGCCCTCGCCGCGCGCAACCGCGGCCTCGTGCCAGCGGGTGTCTTCACCTATCCGGGCCACGGCAGCGCCGGACCGGACGCGCGCAAGCGTGCCGCCGAAGACCAGGACGCCGCCCTCGTCACGGCGGTGCGCAGCCTCAGCGCAGTGGGGATCACTCCGGCGGTGGTCAGCGCCGGCTCCACACCCACAGTGGAGTTCGCCACCAACAGCGTCATCACCGAGATCAGGCCCGGCGAATACGTGTTCAACGACATGAACAACACCAGGCTCGGTGCCTGCACCGAGGACCAGATCGCACTGTTCGTCGCCGGCACAGTGGTCAGCGATTGGGTCCCTGATCAGGTCATCCTCGACATCGGCACCAAAGCCCTCGGCCGCGAAGGCAGCCCCGAGATCGGCTACGGCGCCATTGCAGGCACCAACGCCGTCCTGTCCAGGCTCAACGAATACCACGGATTCCTCCCCCTGCACACAGTGGACTTCCGCCCGGGCGTCGGCACGGTGCTCCCGGTGGTCCCCAACCATGTCTGCCCGGTGGTGGTCAATTTCGAGGAGTACATCGTCACCGACAGCACGGGCACCACCGTGGAACGGTGGCCTGTCGACGCCCGCGGATTCCTCAACTGACGGAACCGGACCGATCACCGGACGGGACTTTCCGTCCCCCAGCCTGCAACCCCAGCAATTTACCCACGATGGAGTGTCTGATATGAGACTTGATAAGACCACGGCCCTGGTCACCGGAGCCAACAGCGGAATCGGACGGGCAGTATGTTCCCACTTCCGTAACGAAGGTGCCCGATTGCTGCTCACCGGCCGCAGGGAGCACCCCGACAGCGCCCAGCCCGATGACCTTTACGTTCCCGGAGACCTCAATGACGAAGCGTTCGTTGAAAGCCTGGCCCGGGAGGCCGCCGAAACCTTCGGCACCGTGGACGTCGTCGTCCTCAACCACGGCCTGCAGGTCAGCGGCCCGCTGACGGAGATGGCCTACGAGGATGCGAAGAACGTGCTGCACAGCAACCTGCTCAGCTCCTTCCTGGTGATGAAGCACTTCGCGCCACTGATGCCCGCCACGGGTGGCTCGTTCGTCCTCGTCAGCTCACGCCTGGGCATGGTCGGCAAGCCCGACGAAGTCCTGTACTCCGCGGCCAAGGGCGGCCTGATCATGCTCGCCAAAGGTGCCGCGATCGAATGGGCCTCACGCAACATCCGCGTCAACATCGTGGCACCGGGCCTGACCGCAACCCCCATCATCGAAGCATCAATCCAGCGCAGGGAAGACCCCGAAGCCTACCGCGCCCACCGCGAAGGCCAGATCCCGCTCCAGCGCCTCGCCACCCCCGAAGAGATCGCCGACGCCATCCTCTTCATGGCGTCGAAGGAATCCTCCTACATCACCGGAGCGGTCCTGCCCGTCGACGGCGGATACACCGCCGCCTGAACACCACAACCGTTCCCAGACAAAGAAGGACACTATGACAGCGCTTGCGGCATCACCCCGAAATGGAAATCTTGGCTTCTGGATGTCCGGACTCGCGGACACCAGGCCCACCTACCCCCGCTTTACCGGTCAGGACGCTGTAGACCTGGCAATTGTCGGTGGCGGCTACACCGGCCTATGGGCCGCGTACTTCGCCAAGAAACTCGACCCGTCACTCAAGGTTGCTGTGTTTGAGGCAGAACAGATCGGCTACGGTGCCTCCGGGCGGAACGGCGGCTGGCTCTCAGCAATGCCCCCGGGAAACCGGGCCACCTTCGCCCGCGCATCCGGCGGCGGGCTGGACGCCAGCATTGCATTGCAGCAGGAGTTTGTCGCCGGCGTCGATTCCGTCCTGGATATTCTCCAGGCCGAGGGCATCGATGCGGATCAGCACAAGGGCGGCGCGCTGGTCGCTGCCCACACCAAGGCCGGGCAGGGCCGGCTCGTGGCCAGGCGTGACACCGACTGGAAGTACGGGCTGAGCGAAGACGATGTCCATTTGCTTGACCGGGACGAGTTCCAGAGCAAGATCAACATCTCCACCGTCCACGGCGGGCTCTTCAACAAGCATTGCGCCCGGTTCCACCCCGCGAAACTTGTCTACGGTCTCGCTGACACCCTAACCTCCATGGGGGTGAGCATTTACGAGGGCAGCCGGGTGGACAGTGTCGACGGCAAGGTCCTTTCCTTAGGGAACGGACGCGTCTCCGCTGCCAAGACGTTCATCTGCACGGAAGGCTATTCGGGACCACTGCTTGGCAGCAGGACCCTAATACCGATCAACTCCTCGATGATCGTGACCAAACCGCTGTCCGACGAGGCATGGGAGCAGATCGGCTGGAACGGGCTCCAGTGCCTCAGCGACTCCGCACACACATTCATCTATTCGCAGCGAACAGCCGACGGCAGAATCACCATGGGCGGACGGGGGGTCCCCTACCGCTACGGCTCAGGCACAGGAGGCGCCGGTTCAACACCCCAGTCCACCATTGACCTGATCTCCACAAAGCTTCGCTCCTTCTTCCCCGGTATCGAATTCGAAGTGGATCACGCCTGGTCCGGAGTCCTCGGCGTTACCCGTGACTGGAACGGCGGCGTGCACTGGGATCAGGCGTCCGGGATCGGATCGTCCACCGGCTACGCCGGACACGGCGTCACGGCAGCCTATGTCGGCGGCAGAACCCTCGCGGAGCTCGCCTTCGAGCAGGAAACCGAACGGACGACACTCCCCTGGGTCGGCTACCGCGCACGGAACTGGGAACCTGAACCCATCCGCTGGCTCGGTGTCCACGGCATGTACCGGCTCTTCGGACTTGCCGACCAATGGGAAGAACGCAGGGACTCCACCAAGACCTCACTCCTGGCCAAATTCGGCAGCAGACTCGCCGGACTACACGAATAATCCTCCACCCAAACCTTCACCTGAACCCCCTGGAGGGAACACCATGAAGACCATGAATAGAGTTCAGACCGCCGGTGCGCACTTCCTGGAACCGGTGCTGTAGGCCATGGACGGAAAACTTGCTGTCATCGGCCTGGGCAGCATCGGAAGCATGGCTTTGTGGCAGGTTTCGCATATGACCGACTCCGTCATCGGATTCGAGGCGCAGTCACCCGCTCACGGCAGAAGCGCCGTGGGCGGCGACACCCGCCTATTCCGCATGATCTACCTCGGCAACCCCGACCTCTACCCCATCCTGGAACGGTCGCGCGATCTCTGGGCTGAATTGGAAGCAGAAACCGGACAGGACATCTTCACACGCTGCGGCGGCCTGTCCATCGGCACCGCCGACGGCCTGTACATCCGAAGCCTCCTGGAAACCACCCGAACCAACGGGGCGGCCCACGAAATCCTCAGTCACGAGGAGATGGCAGAACGCTACCCGCAGCACAACCTCCGCCCTGATGACTGCGCCATCTACGACCCGAATGCCGGAGTCCTACGCACCGACCGCGCCGTCACTGCCGCCATCGCCGCAGCCCAGGCCAACGGCGCAACCGTACACACCAACACCCCGATCGACAGCATCACCGAAACCGACGACGGCGTTGTCATCACCTCCGGAGACACCTCCTGGACCTTCGAAAACGTCATCGTCTCCTCCGGCGGCTGGTCACGGCGGCTTATGCCCGACTACCTCAAAGCCGCAACGCAGACAAAGCGCGTCTTCCTGACCTGGTTTGTTGCCCACGACGCAGCCCAGTTCACCCCGGAAAAGTTCCCCACGTTCAACCGGATGTACGAGGACCGATCAATGTACGGGGCACCCGCCGTCGACGGCGTCACAGTCAAAGCCACCCTTGACGGCCGCGGCACAGTAACACCGGACCCCGACGGTTTCCCCAGGGAACTCTCAACAGCCGAAATCGCCGAGACCATCGAAACGGTCTCTGAATTCATCCCAGGCCTGATCCCGACGATCGTCCGCTCGGACGCCTTCCCGGACCTCTACACACGGGACCGGAGTCCGCTTTTGGGCTGGTTCAGCGAGTCAAGCAGGATCTACTGCGCCACCGGATTCTCCGGAGGCGGATTCAAGAATGCCACGGGCTACGGCCACATTGCCGCACACGAAGCCCTCGGCAAACAGACCTTGGAGGGGCTGGAATTCGTACGCCCGGAACGGTTCAAGACAGGTACAAGTACACCGCTCTAACATCTGGAAATACGTAGCATGCCGAAGAATGAGAGATGAGGTCAATGGAGGCCCCCGAAGGACTTTTTGCACTGGAAGGGAGACCGACGGCGCAGCTGATCGCAGATCAGCTGCGCGAACAAATCCTCCAAGGGTTCATCCGCCCGGGGCAACAAATCAACGAGTCCCTCCTGGCGCGCCAGCTAAACAAGTCGCGTGGTCCTCTCCGGGAAGCACTACAGCGCTTGTGCCAGGAAGGGCTCCTCATCAGTAGGCGCAACCACGGAGTGTTTGTCCTCGAAGTTGAAGCACATGACATTAAGGAAATCTACGAGGTTCGCGAGTTCGTCGAATCCGCCGCAGCAAGCAGGCTGCTGGATGACAGCCCCAAGCAGATAAGAGCCGGCTGCGAAGCGTTGAAGGAAATTGTGGGCGAAATGGCGAAGCAGGTGGCCGCGCCAGACTGGCAGACGATTGCGCGGCTTGACATGAAGTTCCACTCAGCCCTCGTAGCCGGCATGGGAAATTCTCGTTTTATCCGCCTCTACAAGACGCTGGCGGCCGAATCAAGAATGTGTATCCCCTACCTGGAAGCCTGCTACCCGAACGTCGACGTTCTGGTACAGGAACACCAAAACATCCTGGACCTGTTGGAGGCAGGCGACAGGCAGGGCCTCCTCAAGGAAATCAAATGGCATATGCAAAAAGCCATCCAGGACCTCACCAACACTTTGCAGGACTAGCCGCTCTCAGTGGCGCCTACCACGGGCAACACCGGCTCCCGGTATAATCGACAATCGACAAGAGAGGCGGCACGATGGACGGCAAGTTCAAGTGGCAAGAACAGCGGACGACGACGCCGGACGGTGTCTACCGCGTGCTGCGTACAGCGATCCTGGACGGAACTGTGCCTCCAGGGGAACAGCTGCGCGAGACGCACATCGCTGCCGATCTCGGAATCAGTCGGTCCCCGCTACGTGAGGCGCTGACCAAGCTTGAGGAGGAAGGGCTGGTCGTGAAGATCCCCTTCCGGGGATCCTTCGTTGTCGAGGTTAGTGCCCGCGACGTCGCCGAGATCGCATCAATCCGTTTACTTGTGGAGCCTTATGCTGCTGAACTCTCGGCAGCAGCGTTGCGCGGTCCTGAACGGCTGCGGCTGAAGCAAACCATCGAGGAACTGTACCGGGCCACGGACACCAACGATATCCCGGCCAGCATTGACGCCCACCTTCGCTTTCACCGGCTCTTCTATGAATTCTCGGGGAACGCCGCGCTCCAGGCTCTTTGGAACGGTTGGGAGAACAAGCTGCGACTCTACTTCGCGGTGGACCACCCTACATACAGTGATCTCCATGAAATCGCTGTTGAGCACGAGAGATTGGCTGAACTGGCGTTGGAAGGTGACATTGATGCCTTCCGTCAGGAGATGGCCGGTCAGTTCCAGAATGCGCTCAGCGCCGAAAGTCCAAAGCAAAAGTAGGCGTGGCTGATTAGCTTTTGAGCTCGTCGGAGTCGAAAAGCCCGCTAATGAGGTTTCCGAGGTGGGACCAATGTTCTCCTGACAGGCCAGCGGCTGCTTCGGCATCGCCTTGTTCACACACACGGATGAGTTCATCGTGGTGGT
Above is a window of Arthrobacter pascens DNA encoding:
- a CDS encoding NAD(P)/FAD-dependent oxidoreductase, whose amino-acid sequence is MTALAASPRNGNLGFWMSGLADTRPTYPRFTGQDAVDLAIVGGGYTGLWAAYFAKKLDPSLKVAVFEAEQIGYGASGRNGGWLSAMPPGNRATFARASGGGLDASIALQQEFVAGVDSVLDILQAEGIDADQHKGGALVAAHTKAGQGRLVARRDTDWKYGLSEDDVHLLDRDEFQSKINISTVHGGLFNKHCARFHPAKLVYGLADTLTSMGVSIYEGSRVDSVDGKVLSLGNGRVSAAKTFICTEGYSGPLLGSRTLIPINSSMIVTKPLSDEAWEQIGWNGLQCLSDSAHTFIYSQRTADGRITMGGRGVPYRYGSGTGGAGSTPQSTIDLISTKLRSFFPGIEFEVDHAWSGVLGVTRDWNGGVHWDQASGIGSSTGYAGHGVTAAYVGGRTLAELAFEQETERTTLPWVGYRARNWEPEPIRWLGVHGMYRLFGLADQWEERRDSTKTSLLAKFGSRLAGLHE
- a CDS encoding SDR family NAD(P)-dependent oxidoreductase, with amino-acid sequence MRLDKTTALVTGANSGIGRAVCSHFRNEGARLLLTGRREHPDSAQPDDLYVPGDLNDEAFVESLAREAAETFGTVDVVVLNHGLQVSGPLTEMAYEDAKNVLHSNLLSSFLVMKHFAPLMPATGGSFVLVSSRLGMVGKPDEVLYSAAKGGLIMLAKGAAIEWASRNIRVNIVAPGLTATPIIEASIQRREDPEAYRAHREGQIPLQRLATPEEIADAILFMASKESSYITGAVLPVDGGYTAA
- a CDS encoding RidA family protein: MSLPLPQTVKGASALERLQALGMELPVLADNAYYVDHRAVDSSIHIAGQLPYKDGVLLGTGVVGRDVDLETAQELARHCALNCLAAAVQGVGDLDRVRIVQMLVFVASGPDFGLQSKVANAASELLIEVLGENGRHARTAIGVAGLPLNTPVEIQMICTAV
- a CDS encoding MFS transporter — its product is MRPTAARQLRPRLTRRRPVRLEPAPQLLLASQLIFNIGFYAVVPFLAVAMRNDFGLGAMAIGIVLGARTFAQQGMFLFGGALADRWGARQSMITGCLVRIAGFLLLAWATDFPLFLIGAVITGIGGALFSPALQSLVGSAAQNGNSEKDRPADSTVHDESAHSRSERQHNVSTLFALAVVCGEVGVVVGPLLGSLLLHTGFDTSLMAGAAVFAVMALVFWLFLPKTHPQATKTSADLPDHSPTSGLWSCLREKRFIGFAAFFSINLLAANQLYFGLPVELERSGAGVQALAIVFAYASVLTITLQWPMARLMRKAGPKVALPLGFTLQSLGFASLAAMAIVPPPSELPILPAILLVTGLALGNMCVVPMAMGLVLEFAAGRPTGAYYGLLASAGGLAVVMGNAALAPLYELAYTPSVTAFAPWLLLSLLGATTATFIRRFIPKAPVRAAAGREFQTA
- a CDS encoding MFS transporter, with translation MTEQEPASRGPAAAPDDVDTSVRSPEQRSRTFTGILVNTALANITTSYLWFALTFWVYLETRNVIATGVVGGAYMLLIALSSISFGTFVDRYRKLAVMRFAAGFTLVMFVLSGVMFLLTPIGWLLDLRQPWFWVFTLVILIGAVVENMRNIALSTTVSILIEPERRANANGLVGMVQGIMFIVTSVLSGLSVGLLGMGWTIVAALVLTVLAFAHLCTLRMPEEARPAATDAHGGFDLRGSLAAVLAVAGLFALILFSSFNNFIGGVYMALMDPYGLEMFPVELWGTFFALGSTGFIVGGALIGKFGLGSNPLRTMLMVVIVMGVLGAVFTLREWAWLYIAGIWLYLVLVPFVEAAEQTVIQQVVPLERQGRVFGFAMAFESAAAPITAFLIAPIAQVWIIPYARSAEGAAQLAPLLGEGTSRGIALIFLVAGIIMIAAAWVAFLTPVYRRVSSSYARSAAEATADSGSSSSG
- a CDS encoding haloacid dehalogenase type II, which codes for MAFEFETKPKFVTFDMNGTLIKFAIADATRAVLGDRLPAEVADAYLQATKAYRIDECMGEYKPFRQIIANSMERASRRLGLEYREADAQAVYEIVPTWGPYPGVTEALNRLAEEVPLVIITNSDTADAARLSANLKAPFDVVISAEEMGMYKPRLGAFEYMFDKLGVTPDEIVHVSASPMYDLRSASILGIKNKVYVDRGFEQDEHWLGYERITDIAELPVLFGLPRPAAS
- a CDS encoding GntR family transcriptional regulator, whose amino-acid sequence is MRSMEAPEGLFALEGRPTAQLIADQLREQILQGFIRPGQQINESLLARQLNKSRGPLREALQRLCQEGLLISRRNHGVFVLEVEAHDIKEIYEVREFVESAAASRLLDDSPKQIRAGCEALKEIVGEMAKQVAAPDWQTIARLDMKFHSALVAGMGNSRFIRLYKTLAAESRMCIPYLEACYPNVDVLVQEHQNILDLLEAGDRQGLLKEIKWHMQKAIQDLTNTLQD
- a CDS encoding GntR family transcriptional regulator, with product MDGKFKWQEQRTTTPDGVYRVLRTAILDGTVPPGEQLRETHIAADLGISRSPLREALTKLEEEGLVVKIPFRGSFVVEVSARDVAEIASIRLLVEPYAAELSAAALRGPERLRLKQTIEELYRATDTNDIPASIDAHLRFHRLFYEFSGNAALQALWNGWENKLRLYFAVDHPTYSDLHEIAVEHERLAELALEGDIDAFRQEMAGQFQNALSAESPKQK
- the solA gene encoding N-methyl-L-tryptophan oxidase, which produces MDGKLAVIGLGSIGSMALWQVSHMTDSVIGFEAQSPAHGRSAVGGDTRLFRMIYLGNPDLYPILERSRDLWAELEAETGQDIFTRCGGLSIGTADGLYIRSLLETTRTNGAAHEILSHEEMAERYPQHNLRPDDCAIYDPNAGVLRTDRAVTAAIAAAQANGATVHTNTPIDSITETDDGVVITSGDTSWTFENVIVSSGGWSRRLMPDYLKAATQTKRVFLTWFVAHDAAQFTPEKFPTFNRMYEDRSMYGAPAVDGVTVKATLDGRGTVTPDPDGFPRELSTAEIAETIETVSEFIPGLIPTIVRSDAFPDLYTRDRSPLLGWFSESSRIYCATGFSGGGFKNATGYGHIAAHEALGKQTLEGLEFVRPERFKTGTSTPL
- a CDS encoding alanine racemase codes for the protein MNRIQSALEALLERIDTPSPIVLADVMQENIDRMQAFADAQNLDVRPHVKTHKCVEIARRQVKAGAVGITAGNVGEAEVFAAAGFDDIFIAYPIWAAGTKGPRIRKLAETTRLRVGVDNLAAINALAHAMGDEPGLLQIVIEIDCGARRSGAAPEAAGDLALAARNRGLVPAGVFTYPGHGSAGPDARKRAAEDQDAALVTAVRSLSAVGITPAVVSAGSTPTVEFATNSVITEIRPGEYVFNDMNNTRLGACTEDQIALFVAGTVVSDWVPDQVILDIGTKALGREGSPEIGYGAIAGTNAVLSRLNEYHGFLPLHTVDFRPGVGTVLPVVPNHVCPVVVNFEEYIVTDSTGTTVERWPVDARGFLN